In Cicer arietinum cultivar CDC Frontier isolate Library 1 chromosome 7, Cicar.CDCFrontier_v2.0, whole genome shotgun sequence, a single window of DNA contains:
- the LOC101508653 gene encoding FKBP12-interacting protein of 37 kDa-like isoform X2, which translates to MASPTHFDDEFDFGGGFSGTRSDTIGNKRSSPEFDDGDFDNDRFGKKKAKSQAEEEAASGVTTGMILSLRESLQDCKDMLASCLNELDDANSEIQKWRSSFQNEPFIPAGTTPVPKLVINYLQALKSSEESLGDQLEKAKKKEASFIVTFAKREQEIAELKSAVRDLKAQLKPASMQARRFLLDPALHEEFTRLKNLVAEKDKRVKELQDNIAAVNFTAQSKMGRLLMAKCKTLQEENEEIGNQASEGKIHELAMKLSLQKYQNAELRNEFEGLQKHMDGLTNDVERSNEMVFILQDKLDEKDQEIQRLKDELQQKSFAENRGCI; encoded by the exons ATGGCTTCCCCAACTCATTTCGACGAC GAATTTGATTTTGGAGGTGGATTTAGTGGAACGCGTTCAG ATACTATAGGTAATAAGCGGTCATCCCCTGAGTTCGATGATGGAGATTTTGATAATGATCGTTTCGGAAAGAAGAAG GCCAAAAGTCAAGCTGAAGAAGAAGCTGCTTCTGGTGTCACAACTGGAATGATTTTGTCTCTTCGTGAGAG TCTTCAGGACTGTAAGGATATGCTTGCCTCGTGCCTG AATGAACTTGATGATGCAAATTCCGAAATTCAGAAATGGCGTTCTTCATTTCAAAATGAACCATTCATACCTGCTGGGACCACACCAG TACCCAAATTGGTGATTAACTATCTTCAAGCACTGAAATCATCAGAAGAGTCCTTAGGAGATCAG CTTGAAAAGGCAAAGAAAAAGGAAGCTTCATTCATTGTGACATTTGCTAAACGTGAGCAAGAGATAGCAGAGCTGAAG TCAGCTGTACGGGATCTCAAAGCTCAACTCAAGCCAGCATCAATGCAG GCAAGGAGGTTCTTACTAGATCCGGCACTTCATGAAGAGTTCACGCGATTAAAG AATTTAGTTGCGGAAAAGGACAAAAGAGTAAAGGAGTTGCAAGATAACATTGCTGCTGTAAACTTTACAGCCCAAAGCAAGATGGGGAGGTTGCTGATGGCTAAATGTAAAACTCTGCAAGAGGAAAATGAAGAGATTGGGAATCAAGCTTCTGAGGGCAAG ATTCATGAATTAGCAATGAAACTTTCATTGCAGAAATACCAGAATGCGGAACTCCGAAATGAATTTGAAG GGTTGCAGAAGCATATGGATGGATTAACCAATGATGTGGAAAGATCCAATGAAATG GTTTTTATCTTGCAAGATAAATTAGATGAGAAGGATCAGGAGATCCAAAGACTGAAAGATGAGTTGCAACAAAAAAGCTTTGCAGAGAACAGAGGCTGCATTTAA
- the LOC101508653 gene encoding FKBP12-interacting protein of 37 kDa-like isoform X4, which yields MASPTHFDDEFDFGGGFSGTRSGNKRSSPEFDDGDFDNDRFGKKKAKSQAEEEAASGVTTGMILSLRESLQDCKDMLASCLNELDDANSEIQKWRSSFQNEPFIPAGTTPVPKLVINYLQALKSSEESLGDQLEKAKKKEASFIVTFAKREQEIAELKSAVRDLKAQLKPASMQARRFLLDPALHEEFTRLKNLVAEKDKRVKELQDNIAAVNFTAQSKMGRLLMAKCKTLQEENEEIGNQASEGKIHELAMKLSLQKYQNAELRNEFEGLQKHMDGLTNDVERSNEMVFILQDKLDEKDQEIQRLKDELQQKSFAENRGCI from the exons ATGGCTTCCCCAACTCATTTCGACGAC GAATTTGATTTTGGAGGTGGATTTAGTGGAACGCGTTCAG GTAATAAGCGGTCATCCCCTGAGTTCGATGATGGAGATTTTGATAATGATCGTTTCGGAAAGAAGAAG GCCAAAAGTCAAGCTGAAGAAGAAGCTGCTTCTGGTGTCACAACTGGAATGATTTTGTCTCTTCGTGAGAG TCTTCAGGACTGTAAGGATATGCTTGCCTCGTGCCTG AATGAACTTGATGATGCAAATTCCGAAATTCAGAAATGGCGTTCTTCATTTCAAAATGAACCATTCATACCTGCTGGGACCACACCAG TACCCAAATTGGTGATTAACTATCTTCAAGCACTGAAATCATCAGAAGAGTCCTTAGGAGATCAG CTTGAAAAGGCAAAGAAAAAGGAAGCTTCATTCATTGTGACATTTGCTAAACGTGAGCAAGAGATAGCAGAGCTGAAG TCAGCTGTACGGGATCTCAAAGCTCAACTCAAGCCAGCATCAATGCAG GCAAGGAGGTTCTTACTAGATCCGGCACTTCATGAAGAGTTCACGCGATTAAAG AATTTAGTTGCGGAAAAGGACAAAAGAGTAAAGGAGTTGCAAGATAACATTGCTGCTGTAAACTTTACAGCCCAAAGCAAGATGGGGAGGTTGCTGATGGCTAAATGTAAAACTCTGCAAGAGGAAAATGAAGAGATTGGGAATCAAGCTTCTGAGGGCAAG ATTCATGAATTAGCAATGAAACTTTCATTGCAGAAATACCAGAATGCGGAACTCCGAAATGAATTTGAAG GGTTGCAGAAGCATATGGATGGATTAACCAATGATGTGGAAAGATCCAATGAAATG GTTTTTATCTTGCAAGATAAATTAGATGAGAAGGATCAGGAGATCCAAAGACTGAAAGATGAGTTGCAACAAAAAAGCTTTGCAGAGAACAGAGGCTGCATTTAA
- the LOC101509717 gene encoding kinetochore protein SPC25 homolog isoform X1 has product MESSTSNYDTMITQQMHNIDAFTASFTKSLKSLTDTAQQTAQYQVQLEEVKGKLKEVEDDLVKVLAVKTRKEAKRMALMDDIASAKARVENLNTCIQEHRTRKQEYTSFLSQQYLALTASEGKFNESTEHTDETLEAISWYNRVLGFHVKGGRGVKFTFKNINLKNPNEEYFFTVFHDNNTYTLLRCEPPLDGIKVLIAELNKTNGLFKFVRAMRKKFQEAFAQGSLAVPTVKPEESAFISTSAPGASVISDSTTKENEHQVELSDGSVRLKKKNIRRRVNSALFTPESASSVRQSPRLKCVIEG; this is encoded by the exons ATGGAATCCTCAACTTCAAACTACGACACAATGATCACTCAACAAATGCACAACATCGATGCATTCACAGCTTCTTTCACCAAATCCCTCAAATCCCTCACCGACACAGCTCAACAAACTGCTCAATATCAAG TTCAATTAGAAGAGGTTAAAGGAAAACTGAAGGAAGTAGAAGATGATTTGGTTAAAGTACTTGCAG TTAAAACCCGCAAAGAGGCCAAACGAATGGCTTTGATGGATGATATTGCATCTGCTAAGGCCAGAGTTGAAAACCTTAATACATGTATTCAAGAGCATCGAACCAGGAAACAAGAATATACATCATTTTTATCTCAGCAGTATCTTG CTTTGACAGCATCTGAAGGGAAGTTTAATGAGAGCACTGAGCATACAGATGAAACACTGGAGGCCATCTCTTGGTATAACAGGGTCCTTGGTTTTCATGTCAAAGGAGGACGTG GAGTAAAGTTCACGTTcaagaatataaatttgaagaatCCAAATGAGGAGTACTTTTTTACTGTCTTCCATGATAACAATACTTACACGT TATTAAGATGTGAACCTCCCCTTGATGGTATCAAAGTGTTGATCGCTGAATTAAACAAGACAAATGGTCTGTTTAAATTTGTCCGAGCAATGAGGAAAAAATTTCAAGAAGCATTTGCACAAG GGAGCTTAGCTGTACCAACAGTTAAACCTGAAGAATCTGCTTTTATCTCTACATCTGCTCCTGGTGCATCTGTTATAAGTGATTCTACAACCAAGGAAAATGAGCATCAAGTGGAACTCTCCGACGGTAGTgtaagattaaagaaaaaaaatattcgtAGAAGGGTAAACTCAGCACTTTTTACTCCCGAATCTGCATCATCTGTTCGCCAATCTCCGCGGTTGAAG TGTGTAATAGAGGGCTGA
- the LOC101509717 gene encoding kinetochore protein SPC25 homolog isoform X2 yields MESSTSNYDTMITQQMHNIDAFTASFTKSLKSLTDTAQQTAQYQVQLEEVKGKLKEVEDDLVKVLAVKTRKEAKRMALMDDIASAKARVENLNTCIQEHRTRKQEYTSFLSQQYLALTASEGKFNESTEHTDETLEAISWYNRVLGFHVKGGRGVKFTFKNINLKNPNEEYFFTVFHDNNTYTLLRCEPPLDGIKVLIAELNKTNGLFKFVRAMRKKFQEAFAQGSLAVPTVKPEESAFISTSAPGASVISDSTTKENEHQVELSDGSVRLKKKNIRRRVNSALFTPESASSVRQSPRLKARK; encoded by the exons ATGGAATCCTCAACTTCAAACTACGACACAATGATCACTCAACAAATGCACAACATCGATGCATTCACAGCTTCTTTCACCAAATCCCTCAAATCCCTCACCGACACAGCTCAACAAACTGCTCAATATCAAG TTCAATTAGAAGAGGTTAAAGGAAAACTGAAGGAAGTAGAAGATGATTTGGTTAAAGTACTTGCAG TTAAAACCCGCAAAGAGGCCAAACGAATGGCTTTGATGGATGATATTGCATCTGCTAAGGCCAGAGTTGAAAACCTTAATACATGTATTCAAGAGCATCGAACCAGGAAACAAGAATATACATCATTTTTATCTCAGCAGTATCTTG CTTTGACAGCATCTGAAGGGAAGTTTAATGAGAGCACTGAGCATACAGATGAAACACTGGAGGCCATCTCTTGGTATAACAGGGTCCTTGGTTTTCATGTCAAAGGAGGACGTG GAGTAAAGTTCACGTTcaagaatataaatttgaagaatCCAAATGAGGAGTACTTTTTTACTGTCTTCCATGATAACAATACTTACACGT TATTAAGATGTGAACCTCCCCTTGATGGTATCAAAGTGTTGATCGCTGAATTAAACAAGACAAATGGTCTGTTTAAATTTGTCCGAGCAATGAGGAAAAAATTTCAAGAAGCATTTGCACAAG GGAGCTTAGCTGTACCAACAGTTAAACCTGAAGAATCTGCTTTTATCTCTACATCTGCTCCTGGTGCATCTGTTATAAGTGATTCTACAACCAAGGAAAATGAGCATCAAGTGGAACTCTCCGACGGTAGTgtaagattaaagaaaaaaaatattcgtAGAAGGGTAAACTCAGCACTTTTTACTCCCGAATCTGCATCATCTGTTCGCCAATCTCCGCGGTTGAAG GCTAGGAAATAA
- the LOC101509179 gene encoding short-chain dehydrogenase TIC 32 A, chloroplastic-like isoform X1, whose protein sequence is MKETIRYLAGIAGPSGFGSNSTAEQVTQDCSFLPPNLTALITGATSGIGAETARVLAKRGVRVVVGARDLKKGCEVREKIQKESPNAEIILLEIDLSSLASVQRFCSEFLALELPLNILINNAGVYSQNIEFSEEKIEMTFATNYLGHFLLTKMLLEKMIDTANKTGIQGRIINVSSVIHSWVKRTCFCFKDMLNGKSYNGTRAYAQSKLAMILHVKEMARQLKARNARVTINAVHPGIVRTGIIKAHKGLITDSLYFIASKLLKSISQGASTTCYVALSRKTEEVSGKYFADCNESYCSSLANDESEAKKLWNNTNTLLHKRLRQAAIGSSSSLFSRPCI, encoded by the exons ATGAAAGAAACAATAAGGTACTTAGCAGGCATTGCAGGGCCTAGTGGTTTTGGCTCAAATTCAACTGCAGAGCAAGTCACTCAAGATTGTTCTTTCCTCCCTCCAAATCTAACTGCTCTCATCACTG GTGCCACTTCAGGTATTGGAGCTGAAACGGCTAGGGTGTTAGCAAAGAGAGGAGTGAGAGTTGTGGTTGGTGCTAGGGACTTGAAAAAGGGTTGTGAAGTTAGAGAGAAAATCCAAAAGGAGAGTCCTAATGCAGAGATTATTCTATTGGAAATTGATCTTAGCTCTCTTGCTTCTGTACAAAGATTTTGTTCAGAGTTTTTAGCTTTAGAATTGCCTCTTAATATTCTCAT AAATAATGCAGGAGTATACTCTCAGAACATTGAATTCTCTGAAGAGAAAATTGAAATGACATTTGCTACAAATTACTTAG GACATTTTTTGTTAACAAAAATGCTACTAGAGAAAATGATAGATACTGCAAACAAGACAGGGATTcaaggaagaataataaatgtTTCTTCGGTAATTCATAGCTGGGTGAAAAGAACTTGCTTTTGTTTCAAAGACATGCTCAATGGAAAAAG TTACAATGGGACACGTGCATATGCTCAATCAAAATTAGCCATGATTCTTCATGTGAAGGAAATGGCTAGACAACTCAAG GCAAGGAATGCAAGAGTAACTATCAATGCAGTGCATCCAGGCATTGTGAGGACAGGAATTATTAAAGCACACAAGGGATTAATAACGG ATTCCTTGTATTTCATTGCATCAAAGCTGCTTAAATCCATATCACAG GGTGCATCAACAACTTGTTATGTAGCTCTAAGCCGAAAAACAGAAGAGGTGAGTGGAAAATACTTTGCTGATTGTAACGAAAGTTACTGTTCAAGTCTTGCAAACGACGAATCCGAAGCTAAAAAGCTATGGAACAATACAAATACATTGCTTCACAAACGACTAAGACAAGCAGCAATTGGAAGTTCTTCTTCCCTCTTTTCTAGACCCTGTATCTAA
- the LOC101508653 gene encoding FKBP12-interacting protein of 37 kDa-like isoform X3 produces the protein MASPTHFDDQEFDFGGGFSGTRSGNKRSSPEFDDGDFDNDRFGKKKAKSQAEEEAASGVTTGMILSLRESLQDCKDMLASCLNELDDANSEIQKWRSSFQNEPFIPAGTTPVPKLVINYLQALKSSEESLGDQLEKAKKKEASFIVTFAKREQEIAELKSAVRDLKAQLKPASMQARRFLLDPALHEEFTRLKNLVAEKDKRVKELQDNIAAVNFTAQSKMGRLLMAKCKTLQEENEEIGNQASEGKIHELAMKLSLQKYQNAELRNEFEGLQKHMDGLTNDVERSNEMVFILQDKLDEKDQEIQRLKDELQQKSFAENRGCI, from the exons ATGGCTTCCCCAACTCATTTCGACGAC CAGGAATTTGATTTTGGAGGTGGATTTAGTGGAACGCGTTCAG GTAATAAGCGGTCATCCCCTGAGTTCGATGATGGAGATTTTGATAATGATCGTTTCGGAAAGAAGAAG GCCAAAAGTCAAGCTGAAGAAGAAGCTGCTTCTGGTGTCACAACTGGAATGATTTTGTCTCTTCGTGAGAG TCTTCAGGACTGTAAGGATATGCTTGCCTCGTGCCTG AATGAACTTGATGATGCAAATTCCGAAATTCAGAAATGGCGTTCTTCATTTCAAAATGAACCATTCATACCTGCTGGGACCACACCAG TACCCAAATTGGTGATTAACTATCTTCAAGCACTGAAATCATCAGAAGAGTCCTTAGGAGATCAG CTTGAAAAGGCAAAGAAAAAGGAAGCTTCATTCATTGTGACATTTGCTAAACGTGAGCAAGAGATAGCAGAGCTGAAG TCAGCTGTACGGGATCTCAAAGCTCAACTCAAGCCAGCATCAATGCAG GCAAGGAGGTTCTTACTAGATCCGGCACTTCATGAAGAGTTCACGCGATTAAAG AATTTAGTTGCGGAAAAGGACAAAAGAGTAAAGGAGTTGCAAGATAACATTGCTGCTGTAAACTTTACAGCCCAAAGCAAGATGGGGAGGTTGCTGATGGCTAAATGTAAAACTCTGCAAGAGGAAAATGAAGAGATTGGGAATCAAGCTTCTGAGGGCAAG ATTCATGAATTAGCAATGAAACTTTCATTGCAGAAATACCAGAATGCGGAACTCCGAAATGAATTTGAAG GGTTGCAGAAGCATATGGATGGATTAACCAATGATGTGGAAAGATCCAATGAAATG GTTTTTATCTTGCAAGATAAATTAGATGAGAAGGATCAGGAGATCCAAAGACTGAAAGATGAGTTGCAACAAAAAAGCTTTGCAGAGAACAGAGGCTGCATTTAA
- the LOC101508653 gene encoding FKBP12-interacting protein of 37 kDa-like isoform X1, which yields MASPTHFDDQEFDFGGGFSGTRSDTIGNKRSSPEFDDGDFDNDRFGKKKAKSQAEEEAASGVTTGMILSLRESLQDCKDMLASCLNELDDANSEIQKWRSSFQNEPFIPAGTTPVPKLVINYLQALKSSEESLGDQLEKAKKKEASFIVTFAKREQEIAELKSAVRDLKAQLKPASMQARRFLLDPALHEEFTRLKNLVAEKDKRVKELQDNIAAVNFTAQSKMGRLLMAKCKTLQEENEEIGNQASEGKIHELAMKLSLQKYQNAELRNEFEGLQKHMDGLTNDVERSNEMVFILQDKLDEKDQEIQRLKDELQQKSFAENRGCI from the exons ATGGCTTCCCCAACTCATTTCGACGAC CAGGAATTTGATTTTGGAGGTGGATTTAGTGGAACGCGTTCAG ATACTATAGGTAATAAGCGGTCATCCCCTGAGTTCGATGATGGAGATTTTGATAATGATCGTTTCGGAAAGAAGAAG GCCAAAAGTCAAGCTGAAGAAGAAGCTGCTTCTGGTGTCACAACTGGAATGATTTTGTCTCTTCGTGAGAG TCTTCAGGACTGTAAGGATATGCTTGCCTCGTGCCTG AATGAACTTGATGATGCAAATTCCGAAATTCAGAAATGGCGTTCTTCATTTCAAAATGAACCATTCATACCTGCTGGGACCACACCAG TACCCAAATTGGTGATTAACTATCTTCAAGCACTGAAATCATCAGAAGAGTCCTTAGGAGATCAG CTTGAAAAGGCAAAGAAAAAGGAAGCTTCATTCATTGTGACATTTGCTAAACGTGAGCAAGAGATAGCAGAGCTGAAG TCAGCTGTACGGGATCTCAAAGCTCAACTCAAGCCAGCATCAATGCAG GCAAGGAGGTTCTTACTAGATCCGGCACTTCATGAAGAGTTCACGCGATTAAAG AATTTAGTTGCGGAAAAGGACAAAAGAGTAAAGGAGTTGCAAGATAACATTGCTGCTGTAAACTTTACAGCCCAAAGCAAGATGGGGAGGTTGCTGATGGCTAAATGTAAAACTCTGCAAGAGGAAAATGAAGAGATTGGGAATCAAGCTTCTGAGGGCAAG ATTCATGAATTAGCAATGAAACTTTCATTGCAGAAATACCAGAATGCGGAACTCCGAAATGAATTTGAAG GGTTGCAGAAGCATATGGATGGATTAACCAATGATGTGGAAAGATCCAATGAAATG GTTTTTATCTTGCAAGATAAATTAGATGAGAAGGATCAGGAGATCCAAAGACTGAAAGATGAGTTGCAACAAAAAAGCTTTGCAGAGAACAGAGGCTGCATTTAA
- the LOC101509179 gene encoding short-chain dehydrogenase TIC 32 B, chloroplastic-like isoform X2: MKETIRYLAGIAGPSGFGSNSTAEQVTQDCSFLPPNLTALITGATSGIGAETARVLAKRGVRVVVGARDLKKGCEVREKIQKESPNAEIILLEIDLSSLASVQRFCSEFLALELPLNILINNAGVYSQNIEFSEEKIEMTFATNYLGHFLLTKMLLEKMIDTANKTGIQGRIINVSSVIHSWVKRTCFCFKDMLNGKSYNGTRAYAQSKLAMILHVKEMARQLKARNARVTINAVHPGIVRTGIIKAHKGLITGCINNLLCSSKPKNRRGEWKILC, translated from the exons ATGAAAGAAACAATAAGGTACTTAGCAGGCATTGCAGGGCCTAGTGGTTTTGGCTCAAATTCAACTGCAGAGCAAGTCACTCAAGATTGTTCTTTCCTCCCTCCAAATCTAACTGCTCTCATCACTG GTGCCACTTCAGGTATTGGAGCTGAAACGGCTAGGGTGTTAGCAAAGAGAGGAGTGAGAGTTGTGGTTGGTGCTAGGGACTTGAAAAAGGGTTGTGAAGTTAGAGAGAAAATCCAAAAGGAGAGTCCTAATGCAGAGATTATTCTATTGGAAATTGATCTTAGCTCTCTTGCTTCTGTACAAAGATTTTGTTCAGAGTTTTTAGCTTTAGAATTGCCTCTTAATATTCTCAT AAATAATGCAGGAGTATACTCTCAGAACATTGAATTCTCTGAAGAGAAAATTGAAATGACATTTGCTACAAATTACTTAG GACATTTTTTGTTAACAAAAATGCTACTAGAGAAAATGATAGATACTGCAAACAAGACAGGGATTcaaggaagaataataaatgtTTCTTCGGTAATTCATAGCTGGGTGAAAAGAACTTGCTTTTGTTTCAAAGACATGCTCAATGGAAAAAG TTACAATGGGACACGTGCATATGCTCAATCAAAATTAGCCATGATTCTTCATGTGAAGGAAATGGCTAGACAACTCAAG GCAAGGAATGCAAGAGTAACTATCAATGCAGTGCATCCAGGCATTGTGAGGACAGGAATTATTAAAGCACACAAGGGATTAATAACGG GGTGCATCAACAACTTGTTATGTAGCTCTAAGCCGAAAAACAGAAGAGGTGAGTGGAAAATACTTTGCTGA
- the LOC105851050 gene encoding galactinol--sucrose galactosyltransferase-like produces the protein MPPPSLTTVKETNLFHVNSLPSITFKNSTFLANNNPILTHVPPNITVTPPSHTNTNANIGCFVGFNADDPRSRHVVPIGNLNGIKFTSIFRFKLWWSTQWTGTNGNDIEHETQMMILENDTVKRRPYVLFLPLIEGSFRASLQPGHNNCVDICMESGSTRVTESTFKTCLYIHVNFDPYNLMNEAIKVIRDHLGTFKLLEEKTTPDIVDKFGWCTWDAFYLKVDPQGIKEGIKSLVEGGCPPGFIIIDDGWQNFCRDDEEPFNGGDCLLSLNCCVPGEQMLGRLISFEENKKFKEYRVENCDEFGLGGFVKELKEEFGGLLKEVYVWHALCGYWGGIRPNVEGMPESVVVVPKLSPGAEVTMTDLAVVKLLENGVGLVKPQEASSLYQGLHSHLQSVGVDGVKIDVTHVLEMVSEEYGGRVEVAKAYYKALTDSVRKHFKGNGVISSMQQCNDFMFLGTQTISLGRVGDDFWCTDPAGDPNGTYWLQGCHIVHCAYNSLWMGNFIHPDWDMFQSNHPCSYFHAASRAISGGPIYVSDSVGNHNFNLLHKIVLPDGSILRCQHYALPTIDSLFHDPLHDGKTMLKIWNLNKYSGVLGLFNCQGGGWCPVTRRNKSASEFSHSVTCVASPKDIEWNQGKYPICIKGVDIFAVYMFKDEKLKLLKYTESIEVSLEPFSFDLLTVSPVMVLPKNSIQFAPIGLVNMLNSGGSIMSLEFDKQENLVRIGVRGHGKMKVFASEKPVSCMIDGEPVKFDYDGSVVMLKVLWPGSSRFSMVEYLF, from the exons ATGCCGCCACCAAGCTTAACCACCGTCAAAGAAACAAATCTTTTCCATGTCAATTCGCtcccatccataacattcaaaaACTCCACATTCCTCGCTAACAACAACCCAATCCTCACTCATGTCCCACCAAACATAACCGTCACTCCACCGTCTCACACCAACACCAACGCTAACATAGGCTGCTTTGTCGGTTTCAACGCCGACGATCCACGCAGCCGCCACGTCGTTCCCATCGGCAACCTCAACGGAATCAAATTTACAAGCATATTCAGATTCAAACTATGGTGGAGCACTCAATGGACAGGTACCAACGGAAACGACATAGAACACGAAACACAAATGATGATACTCGAAAACGACACCGTTAAACGACGCCCTTACGTTCTCTTCTTACCACTCATCGAAGGTTCATTCAGAGCTTCACTTCAACCAGGACACAATAACTGCGTCGACATTTGCATGGAAAGTGGGTCCACACGTGTCACCGAATCAACCTTCAAAACATGTTTATACATTCACGTTAACTTCGATCCTTATAATTTAATGAACGAAGCTATTAAGGTAATTCGAGACCACTTAGGAACTTTTAAGCTTCTAGAAGAGAAAACAACACCTGATATTGTTGATAAGTTTGGATGGTGTACATGGGATGCATTTTATCTTAAGGTGGACCCTCAAGGAATAAAAGAAGGTATTAAGAGTTTAGTAGAAGGTGGGTGTCCTCCGGGATTTATAATCATTGATGATGGTTGGCAAAATTTTTGTCGTGATGATGAAGAACCTTTTAACGGTGGTGATTGTTTATTAAGTTTGAATTGTTGTGTACCTGGGGAACAGATGTTGGGAAGGTTAAtaagttttgaagaaaataaaaaatttaaggaaTATAGGGTGGAAAATTGTGATGAATTTGGTTTGGGTGGATTTGTGAAGGAGTTAAAGGAAGAATTTGGAGGTTTATTAAAGGAGGTGTATGTGTGGCATGCTTTATGTGGGTATTGGGGTGGGATTAGGCCTAATGTTGAAGGGATGCCGGAATCGGTGGTGGTGGTTCCGAAGTTGTCACCGGGTGCGGAGGTGACTATGACGGATTTGGCGGTGGTGAAGTTATTAGAGAATGGAGTGGGATTGGTGAAGCCACAAGAGGCTTCTAGTTTGTACCAGGGACTTCACTCTCACCTTCAATCCGTTGGAGTTGATGGTGTCAAGATTGATGTCACACAC GTTTTAGAGATGGTGTCAGAGGAATATGGTGGTCGTGTTGAAGTCGCTAAAGCGTATTACAAGGCACTTACTGATTCTGTGAGAAAACATTTCAAAGGCAATGGTGTCATTTCCAGCATGCAACAGTGCAACGATTTCATGTTCCTTGGTACACAAACCATATCACTTGGACGAGTTG GTGATGATTTTTGGTGCACTGACCCAGCTGGAGATCCAAATGGTACATATTGGCTGCAAGGATGCCACATTGTACACTGTGCCTATAACAGCTTATGGATGGGAAATTTTATACATCCAGATTGGGACATGTTCCAATCAAATCATCCTTGTTCTTATTTCCATGCTGCTTCTCGTGCCATCTCTGGTGGACCAATTTATGTAAGCGATTCTGTTGGTAACCACAACTTCAACTTACTTCACAAGATTGTTTTACCTGATGGTTCCATTTTGCGCTGTCAACATTATGCACTTCCAACTATAGACTCTTTGTTTCATGACCCTTTACATGATGGCAAAACAATGCTCAAAATTTGGAACCTCAACAAA TATAGTGGAGTTTTAGGTCTGTTCAATTGCCAAGGAGGAGGTTGGTGCCCTGTGACTAGGAGAAACAAGAGTGCCTCTGAGTTTTCACACTCTGTTACTTGCGTTGCAAGTCCTAAAGATATTGAATGGAATCAAGGAAAATATCCAATCTGCATTAAAGGGGTTGATATATTTGCTGTTTACATGTTTAAGGATGAAAAATTGAAGCTACTTAAGTACACAGAGAGTATAGAAGTTTCACTTGAGCCTTTTAGTTTTGATCTATTAACAGTTTCTCCAGTGATGGTCTTACCCAAAAATTCAATCCAATTTGCTCCAATTGGATTGGTGAACATGCTTAACTCAGGGGGTTCAATTATGTCATTGGAATTTGATAAGCAAGAAAATTTGGTGAGAATTGGGGTGAGAGGACATGGAAAAATGAAGGTATTTGCATCAGAGAAGCCAGTAAGTTGTATGATTGATGGAGAACCTGTGAAATTTGATTATGATGGTAGTGTGGTAATGCTTAAAGTCCTGTGGCCTGGTTCTTCAAGGTTCTCTATGGTTGAGTATTTATTCTGA